The following are encoded together in the Oreochromis niloticus isolate F11D_XX linkage group LG12, O_niloticus_UMD_NMBU, whole genome shotgun sequence genome:
- the ccl19a.1 gene encoding C-C motif chemokine 19, with the protein MAPRGDGRLFLSILFIACYCTVTLAQVPADCCLEVAKKPIEKGLVANYRLQVQGQGCAIDATIFLSRRGRTMCAPVNEKWVENLKRHVDQLKKDCKKQNYKPKRCTGVKP; encoded by the exons ATGGCTCCAAGGGGTGATGGCAGACTCTTCCTCTCCATCCTTTTCATCGCTTGTTACTGCACAG tgacGCTGGCACAGGTGCCCGCTGACTGCTGCTTGGAGGTGGCAAAAAAACCTATCGAAAAAGGTCTCGTCGCAAACTACCGCCTTCAGGTCCAGGGACAAGGCTGCGCTATTGATGCCACAAT TTTTCTGTCCAGAAGGGGCCGGACAATGTGCGCCCCCGTTAATGAAAAGTGGGTCGAAAATCTGAAACGCCACGTGGATCAGCTGAAGAAAGACTGCAAGAAACAAAACTACAAG CCCAAACGCTGCACTGGAGTGAAACCCTAG